TGCAATGTGTCGGCTGCCCGCCTACTTTGCAGGTGCACATCACCTAACCAGGGAGGGCGCAAGATGATTGACGTTGTACTCGTGGATGATCACGAGCTAGTCCGCACCGGCTTCAGGATGATCCTACAGCAGCCGGACATTCGTATCTGTGGCGAGGCGGGCACGGCCGAAGAGGGTCTGCGCCTGATCCGGGCTGCCAAACCGCATATTGCATTGGTCGATGTGCACATGCCCGGTATGAGCGGCATCGAGCTGACGGAACGGGTAGCTCGCGCGAATCTGCCTACTCACGTAATCGTTGTAACGGTAGTAGACGATGCCCGTTTTCCGAAGCGGCTATTGGATGCTGGCGCACATGGTTATCTAACTAAGAGTTGCGCTGCCGAAGAATTGCTCAATGCCGTGCGCCAAGTGGCCGGCGGCCGGCGTTATCTGGCTCCTGCAGTAGCACAGCAGTTGGCGCTGGCCACCTTGGATGGCGAAGGTTCGCCATTCGACGTGCTCTCTAGCCGCGAGCTGGAGGTGGCGATGATGTTGGTGCGTGGCAAGGCGCTTACGGCAATCGGCGAGCAGCTCAACCTGAGTCCCAAAACGGTCTCTACCTATAAACAGCGGCTTATGGAAAAGTTGCAGGTAGACCACGTGATCAGCCTTGCGCACTTGATGACAGTGCATGGTCTGCTGGATACGCATAACAACCAGGTCGGAGGCTGAGCAAGTTTCCGCAATAGAAAAGGGCCGGACATTGTCCGGCCCTTTCTGTTTTGGGTTGTTGTGCGCGCCAAGTGCATCAGGACGACTGGTTATTGCGCTGTGTCTGGAGCGTGTCATCTTTATCGGGCGAAGACGGTTCTTTAGCGTCTTCAACGCCATGCTCTGGCGCGGCTGCTGCGTGTTGGCGCATGGGCTGGGAAAGCAGATCACCTTGCTCAGGCTGATGAAACAGCGGTGTTGGTGTGATCACAATTGGAGCGGGTGTTTGCACAGGCACGGCTTGCTCGCTGGCCGGCTCGGTGGACTGCGATGTTACTGTGGCTGCTATTGAGACGGAGTCGATGGGTGCAGCGACATTCGTTTCATTGGTGGCGGGTGCGACGTCATGGGAGACCGTAACCGTCACGGTCTCAGCCGGAGCAACAGGCACTTCGGTTTTTGGCTCATCGACAGCATTGCTTTCAGGAGCGCGGCTGGCTTGGGCAGCTTCGCGCATCGGAATCGGTGGCAACACAGGCAGGTTGAACGATGCCGCCACAGGTGCGGGGGCGATAATCAGCGGTATCGCAGCTTGCTCATCCGCTACGGATACTTGGTGGATTTCACTGGATGCGACATCGGTCCTGGTTATCTCGACCGGAACGACAGGCGGCTTGACTGCTGCCTGCTCTGCCGTTTCATTGGCGCTGGGCGAAACGGCCTCGATCGGGGCGGGTGCTTTGGGCGCCGGCTTCTGTGCTTGCATTTCAGTCGATGGAGCGTGCTGTGTTAGCGCAGCGATGGCTTCGGACTTGGCTTGCGGCGCCTGGGTGAGTTCGGATGCAACGTCTTCGTCGCGATCCTCGTCATCCAATGTCTCGCTCACCTGCTCGTTCGAGACCGCGCCTGTGGCGGTACCGTCATTACGGCGACGACGACGGCCACCGCGGCGACCACGGCGGCGACGCGACTGGTTGCTCTCTGCGGTTTCATTGGCAGCTGCGTCGACCCCTTCAGCGACTACGCCTGCGAGGTTGCTGGCAGGTTTGTTGACTGACTTTGGCGCTTCCACGGGCTTGGCGGCCGTCGGTGCGTCGGCGGCTGGCTGCCGCTGAGGAGGTTCGGTCTGCGGCTGGCGCTGCTGGCGTTCCTGCGACGGCAGTTGCTTGGCGACCGGCGCACTCTGCTGCTTGTTACGCTGTTCATTAGCCACGGCTTCACTGGTTTGAGCTGCCGGCTTGGGTTGGCGTTGTTCCTGCTTGTTACTTTGCTGTTGCGACGGTTGCGGCTGGCGGTTCTGCGCCTGCTGCTGCTCGTTACGTTGCCGTTGCTGCTGATTCGGGTTCTTGCCTTGCTGTTGAGGCTGATTGCTGCGTGTCTCGCGCTGCTGACTCTGGCGCTGTTGGCCGTCTGTGCGATGGCGCTCGTTGCGACGATCTTGCTGCGGCTTGCCGCGCGATGCTTCCTGGCGCGCTGCTGGAGCTGGAGCCGGAGCTGGCTCGGCGGCACTGTTGCCGCGGAAGAAACCGACGATGCGAGAGAAGAAACCAACATTGCTGACCGGCGTAGCCATGGGAGCTGCCATCGGTTGGCGCTTTGCGACCTGGGCTGGAGCCGTCGTGGCGGCAGGTTCTTCCTCCCGCACTGGTGCTGGGCTGGCCGGCACGATACCGCTGACGGCAGGCTGTTCGCTGCTACCCAGCACCTGGCCCATCTTGCGGATGGCGCTGGGTTCTTCGGCGGTGATGCGCTCGTAACTGGGTTTGCTGTGCTCACCCATATCCGCTTCGCGGATGCGCTGGATCTCGATGTGCGGTGTTTCGAGCTTGTCGTCCGCCACAATCACCACGTGCACCTTGTTGCGCAGTTCTATCTCAACCACGCTGGCGCGCTTTTCGTTGAGCATGAAGTTGGCCACGCTGGGCGGGGTCTGCACCAGCACCTGGCCAGTGTTGTCCTTCATAGCGTGCTCTTCGATCAGGCGCAGGGTCGAGAGCGATAGCGATTCTACGCTGCGGATATGGCCGTGGCCTTCACAGCGCGGGCAGACGATCTGGGTGGCTTCGCCCAGTGACGGGCGCAGGCGCTGGCGCGACATCTCCAGTAGGCCGAAGCGTGAAAGGCGACCGATCTGGATGCGTGCGCGGTCTAGCTTGGAGGCATCCTTCAGGCGCTCTTCGACTTCCCGCTGATGCTTGGGGCTGTCCATGTCGATGAAGTCGATCACGATCAGGCCGCCAGCATCGCGGATGCGCAACTGGCGGGCGATCTCGGCCGCTGCTTCCAAGTTGGTGTTGAACGCGGTCTCCTCGATGTCGCCGCCCTTGGTGGCCTTGGAGGAGTTGATGTCGATGGCGGTTAGCGCTTCGGTCTGATCGATCACGATCGAACCGCCGGAGGGCAGGCGCACGCTGCGATCGAAAGCGCTCTCGATCTGGGTTTCGATCTGGTAGCGCGAGAACAGCGGGGTATCGTCTTTATAGAGCTTGAGCTTGCGCAGGGCGTTGGGCATCACCTGCTGCATGAACTCGCGGGCGTCGTGGTAGAGCGACTCCTCGTCGATCAGGATCTCGCCGATGTCGTTGCGCAGGTAGTCGCGCAGGGCACGGATGAACAGCTTCGATTCCTGGTAAATCAGGAACGGCGCCTTCTGCGCCTGGGCCGCACCGGAGATCGCCTTCCATAACTGGATCAGGTAATCGAGGTCCCACTGCAGCTCTTCGGCGTCGCGGCCCATGCCGGCGGTACGCACGATCAGGCCCATGTCGTCCGGAACGGTGAGGTGCTCCAGCGCTTCCTTCAGCGCCTGCCGATCTTCACCCTCGATGCGACGGGACACGCCGCCGGCTTTCGGGTTGTTCGGCATCAGCACCATGTAGCGGCCGGCCAGGCTGATGAAGGTGGTGAGGGCAGCGCCCTTGTTGCCGCGTTCTTCTTTCTCGACCTGGACAACGACTTCTTGGCCTTCCCTCAGCAGTTCGCGAATATTGGACTTGTAAGGATCAAGCCCCGACGTGAAATATTCGCGGGCGATTTCCTTCAGGGGGAGGAAGCCATGGCGTTCGGCGCCATAGTCGACAAAGCAGGCTTCCAGGGATTGCTCAACGCGCGTGATACGGCCTTTGTAGATGTTGGCCTTTTTCTGTTCGCGGGAGGGAATTTCGATATCGAGATCGTAAAGGGTTTGACCATCCACGATAGCCACACGCAACTCTTCACGCTGAGTTGCGTTGATCAACATTCTTTTCATTGTGATTCCTCGGCTTGGCCGTGCGTCGCGCGCCGCGGTGGCGCCTGGTGTGGCGGCCTGTCCTTCGGAGCGCGCCGCTGCGGTAAAGCGGCAAAATAAACGGTAACGTTCCCGATACCGGGATGATTCTTGGGCACGCAAGCCGCGTTGTCTGTCTGCATGTGAGAGCGGACAAGTGGCTGCCCGAACCGTTACGATGACAGGGTGTTTGCAACGGGCTGCCGTGATGGCGACCGAGCCAAACCTCACCAGTGTCACGGGACGGGCACCCGGCCTTCACAAACGTCGGCCGACCGGGTCAAGCGCTGTACGAGTATCCTCTCAACCCAGGTTTTTTTCAATGCAGACGGCAACTTCCCCTGATGCACCTCAAGGGGTGCGTCAACTCGAGATCGGTCCGGAGCGGGACGGTCAGCGCATCGACAATGCCTTGATGACCCTGCTCAAGGGTGTGCCCAAGAGCATGATCTACCGTCTGTTACGTACCGGGCAGGTGCGCGTAAACGGTAAGCGCACCAAGCCCGACACCCGTCTCAGTCAGGGTGACATGCTGCGCATCCCACCGGTTCGGGTAGCGGAAAGGGCGGCAGGGCAGAAGGCATCCCTGGGGGCGATCGAGGCGGCGGCCAACGCCATCCTCTTCGAGGACAAGCACTTCCTAGTGATCGACAAGCCCTCCGGCATGGCCAGCCATGGGGGCAGTGGGGTCAGTCATGGGGCAATCGAGCTGCTGCGCCAGGCCCGCCTCAAGGATCATCTGGAGCTGGCTCATCGACTGGATCGCGACACCAGTGGCGTGCTGGTCTTTGCCCGCACTCGCGCCGGTTTGACTGGTCTGCAAGCGGCGATCCGTGCCGGCGAGGTGACCAAACAATACCTATGTCTGATGGTGGGCCATCCGTCCAAGGCGCGCTTCGACGTCAACGCACCGCTACAAAAGTCGATCCTGCAGGGCGGCGAGCGGATGGTGCGGGTATTGGAAGGTGGCAAACCCTCGCTCACCTTTTTTCGTGAGATGGAGCAGTACCCCGGCGCCCGCCTGATGCAGGCGACCCTGGGCACCGGGCGCACCCATCAGATTCGTGTCCATGCGGCCCATATCGGCCATCCGCTGGCGGGTGACACGAAGTACGGCGATCGTGACGCCAACAAGCGCTTTCGTGACAAGGGGCTGCATCGATTATTCCTGCATGCTTCCCATATGTCCTTCGAGCTGGACGGGAGAGCGTACGGATTCTCTGCGCCGTTGCCCGACGATCTGAAAAGCTTCCTTGATACCCTGGCCGCTAAAGGAAAAAGCGGGCGCTGACTTCCAGCGACCGCACCAGGCCGCCGACCAGTCCTGATTGGACCAGCAGCGCGCAAGTAGCGTGCGCCAGCCCGACTGTCAGCACGCTGCGCGAGCGCAGGAAGCACCATGCCCACCACAGCTCCGCCACCAGGCAAAGCTGCATCAACATGCCATTCGGGGCGTGGAGCAGGGCGAAGATCAGGGCCACGGCCAGGATTGCCAACTTGGGACGATGTCCCGTGATCTGCTCGAGGCGCCGCAACAGCACCACCAGCATCAACCACTGCTGCAGCCATGCCCAGCCGAAATAAGTCAGTACATGGACCGGCGGCAGTGGTTGCAGCTTGTGACCAGCTAGAACAATCAGCCAGAGCGTGACCGGTATGGTGATCAGCGGCCACAGCCAGTCGCGCCCATTCGACGGCCAGCGCCACAGGCACGGCAGATGGTGTCGCTCGATAAACAGCGCGTAGGCCAGGCCACCACTGAAGGCAAGCACCGCAAGCGGTGTCGCGTACAAACCCCAGTGAAGGCCCATCACCAGCCACAACGGCCCCAGCAGGCAGCCTGCCATCTCCAGCCAGGGACGCCATAGACCATGGGGTGGATGCGCTGCAAGCCATGCCAGCGCCATGAGATAAAACATGCAACCAACCCAGTTGGCGATAGTGTGAGACGTCGGTATGGCGGCCTGCGGCGTGGCGCCGGCAGGAACAATCAGCGCGGCGGGCCAGTGCGCACGCAACTCATCGCGCAAGGCCAGCATGGTTTCCGCGCTGATGCCATGGGGCAGCCGGAACTGCGGCATGGCGATGTTTTGCACAGACGCGCTGACTTGCTCGATATCGCTGTTGGGTAGATCAATCAGTACATCATGGGCATGCGAAGTTGGCTCCGTGGTCCATAACGCGATGGAAGACAGATGCAGCACCGCATGGGCAGGAATCTGCACGCGCAACCGTAGCATCTGCGCTACATCAGGTGGCTGGCAGGTGCCGCCATTGACGGATTGCCATGCCAGGCCACGCAAATCGATATGCAAGCTGCGAGTGTCCGGTGTCAGTGCGATGGCCGTGGGGGTCAGGCAGGTTGGCACGTGGCCGGTGCCCCACATCAATCCGAGCGTACCCGCTGCACTGCTTTGCAGTTGCGCTTGCAGGATCGGCCAGTGTGCGAGATCCAGCGCCCCATCTATCGGCAGGCCAAGTTCGAACAGCGTGCCATCCGTGCTGATGATACTTAGTGCTCCAGCATCACGCACCACTGTGGCATGCCCAAACGCGCGTCCGGCGATCAGGTCGCGCGGCTTGCGCAGATGCCATTGCCACAAAGGTTGATGGGATTGGAGCAGGGCGAACTGTTCGTTGGCTTGTTCAAGCAGCCGGATGGCTATCATGCGCGCCGCCACCCAACCCAGTGCGATGCATAGGATCACCGCGGCTAGCACGTAGCCGGCGAGTATTCCTACCCCTTGCAAGCGGCGCCGCTCGTCCAATGGGGGCGTCAGCGGGCGAGCAGGGCGTCGACGCGCGCAGCGCAGATGAAATCGTTCAACGACAGCCCACCCACGTCGTGCGTGGACCAGCGCAGCTTGCAATGGCCGTAGCCCGCCTCGATATCCGGGTGGTGATCTTCGTGATTGGCCATGAAGCCCACTGCATTGATAAAGCCCAGCGTATGGTGGAAGTTCTCAAAGCGGTAATCCTTCACCAAGGCATCACCTTGTCCGCTGACTTTCCAGCCATTCACCATCGACAGCAGTGCGGCAACAGCCGCTTCGTCCAACGCATGTTCCTTGCCTTTGCGCGGTTGGCAGTGTTGGGCGGCGAGCGGTAGGGTGGTCATAGCGATCTCCAAAGTCATTCGCTGAAGCGCCGAAACTGTACGCGAAAAATGCGAAATCGGATATTCAACGCGAAACAGGACTAAAATAGTGCTGTATGGCCCGACCATCCCGGGTCCAAAGAAAGATGATTCCGGAGCAGGCATGATCGAGATTTCCGAGCGCGCGCAGCAGCATTTCCTGCGCCTTCTCTCGCAACAGGGCATCGAAGGATTGGGTATTCGCCTGCGCGTCACCGCGTCGGGCACGCCCGCGGCCGATTGCGAACTGGAATTCTGTGAGCCGCAGGAACTCACCGGCGCTGAATGGACGGTGGAATGCAAGGGTTTTGATTTCCATATCGAAGGCGACAGCGCACCCTGGTTGGAAGGTGCCACCATCGACTTCGAGCCGAACCAGACCGGCGGTCAGTTGAATATTCGCGCTCCAAAGATCAAGGGCGAACTGCCGGGCTTGGAAGCGGGTCTGGTCGAGCGCGTGCGTTATGTGCTAGAGGCCGAAGTGAATCCACGCATCGCCGCACATGGCGGTCGCGTAAGCTTGCTGGAGATCGATGCCAACGGCGTGGTGTTGCTGCAATTTGGCGGTGGTTGCCATGGTTGCGGCATGGTCGACGTCACACTCAAGCATGGTGTGGAAAAAACCTTGCGCGAGCGCGTGCCGGAAATTACCGAAGTGCGTGATGCGACGGACCACAAAGGTGGCAGCCATCCGTATTACCGCAAGAAGGAGGGGCAGTCAGCGATGGGCTGAACGCTAGCGGTGTCGCTGACATGTCTTACCGAGTTGCTGGTCAATGACGGTGGAGGGGCTTTGGGTTTTACGAAAATTTGCCGCTCACCTTTCCAATCATGCAAAAAGCAAAAGCCCGCGACCTATGTCGTGGGCTTTTGTATTTCATCGATGCATGTCAAAGGCGCAATCGCCCTGAATATGCCCCTTCAACGTATCCAGCTTGGTCGGCATGGACGAGAAGTAAGCAGCGATGTCCTCGATATCCTGATCCGAAAGGTTGCTCACGAAACCCTTCATGATCGCATTGTCACGGCGGCCATCCTTGTACTCGTGCAAGGCTTGCTGGATGTATTCGTTGTATTGGCCGGCAAGGCGGGGATATTGCGGATCCACCGAGTTGCCGTCGGCGCCATGGCAGGCCATGCAGGCAGCCGCCCTGGTCTTGCCGTTATCCACGTTGCCGCTGGCTGGCCTTGGCGCCGAAGCCAGCGCAAGGGCCATACCGAACGAGAGCAGCGTAAGCGCGCGTTTCATGCAATGAAGTCCTCGGATCCCTTACTTCGGAGAAATGCTGGAGAGATAGGCGGCGATGTCCTCGATCTCCTGGTCGGAGAGGCTCTGCGCTTGCGCCATCATGGTCGGATGCGTGCGATCGCCTGATTTGTACTCGTGCAGTGCATTGATAAGGTATTGCTGGTTCTGGCCGGCAATCTTCGGCACCGGATATTGTGGATAGGCGTTGTTGGTGCCGGGAACTCCATGGCAACCATTGCAGGTGTAGATCAACGTGCGGCCATTGGCTTTGTCGCCATTGGCGTAGGCGGTGCTCGAGACGAGAACAGCGGCAGCAGTTAGGCCAAACAATTGCAATCGAGTCATCAAGAGGATCCCTACGGTTCCAGCGAATGCGCGCAACGCATTTGGCCGAGTATAGAGGCTGCCCCAGAGCGGTCAATGGGATGCAGCAACGACTGGATCGCGACAAAAAGCCGCGCTCTGTGCGATCACTCGGATGTTGGCGGGGTGTTCCAGGGGTTAGAACAGGCTCTTCAGAATATGAATGCCGGCGGCATATTCGCCAATGATTGTGCCCAGGCAGACCAGGAAGAAATTGAGCAAAGTGCGTGCGACGCGGTTGGTCCACCAGCCGCTCCAATGCACAATGTCATCGCGCAAGGTTTCGAAATCCGCCACGCGTGGGCGACGCACCCAGGCTTCGACCATCGCGCTGATCCCGCCAGAAGGAATGCCGGGGCGGAATGGCTTGATCGGTGCGGCAATAAAGGCCGCCAGGATACTCAGCGGATGCGCACGTGCCGCAAGCGCGCCCAGCGTGGCAAAACCGCCGGTGAACAGCACCCAGTCGCGCAGTGCCTGTGCACCGAGTGCGGTATTGCGATGGAAGGCATAACCAATCGCCGCAAACACCAGCAGCACCAGGCCGATGGCCAGCCATTTCGGCCATTGCGCCTTGGGTGGCGTTTGCGCCAGTTCGGCCACCGTTGCAGTCGGATCGGACTGTTGAATGCGCAGGTGTTCGCACATGCCCTTGAGGTGCCCGGCACCGATCACCACGAGCACCCGACACGGATTGGCAGTGATCGAGCTTCCTGCTTCTGCGCGCAGGCGCGCGGCCATGAAGGAATCGCGTTCGGTGATCAGGCTGCGATACAGCGGCGCCGATTCGCTGGCGAATTCGCTGAAGGCACTTTCCAGCATGTCACCCTGTTTGAGCTTTTCGATTTCTTTTTCGTCGATCGTTTCGCGTTCGAACACGCTGGCCAGCAGGCCACCAAGCAAGCCAAAACGCTGCCAAAAATTGACACTGTGCCAGGCACGCTTGAGCGTGGTGCCGACTTCGCGATCGATCAGCCACAGCGGAATATCGCGCTCGGCTGCACCATCCATCGCCGCTTTCATCTCGGCGCCGGGCTGAATGCCGTATTGGTCGGCCAGCCGTTTCTGGAAGGTGGAAAGGACCAAGCTCGCGGCCACCATGCCGGCCTTGCCCTGGCGGATCACGCGGAACAGATCCATTTGCTTGAAAGCTTCCGGATCGCGCATGCCCTGGGCGCGGCTTTCGCACAGCTCCACCGCGATGGCGTCGAACTTTTCGTTCGCCAGCAGCGCCTGCACTGCCTCCAAGCTACTGCGAGACACATGTGCCGTACCGAGCACCACATATTCCACCCCGTCGCGTTGCACGCGCTCGATCGGCTGGCCGTGCAGGCCGGGGTTAGGAAGAACGTCAGTCTCGGTGACACTCATGCGGTCGATGCAATCAGGGAAGGGGATGAGTCAAGCATGGGGATGCGGGAAACGCGGTGCAAGTCGGACATCTCCGACTTGCCAAACCTAACGCGCTGAAACGTCCTTAACTGCAACGTAATCAATCGCGGAAGCGGCGCAGCAGGTCGTCATAGGCGTCGATCCGGCGATCGCGCAGGAACGGCCAGATCCGGCGGACATGCTCGCTTCGCGCCATATCCACCTCCACCACCAACAGTTGGCGCTGGTCCGTGCCCGCCTGCGCCAGGAACTCGCCCTGCGGGCCGGCCACGAAGCTGCTGCCCCAGAACTGGATGCCAGCGCCCACGCCGGACACGTCCGGCTCATACCCGGTGCGGTTGCAGGACAGCAACGGCACCCCATTGGCGACCGCGTGGCCGCGCTGCACGGTGATCCAGGCATCGCGCTGGCGGTCTTTTTCGGCTTGTTCGTCGTTCGGATCCCAGCCGATGGCCGTGGGGTAGAGCAACAGTTTTGCATCGGCCAGGGCCATCAGACGTGCGGCTTCCGGATACCACTGGTCCCAGCAAACCAGCACGCCAAGACGGCCTACCGAGGTATCGATCGGCTCAAAGCCCAGGTCGCCTGGAGTGAAATAGAACTTCTCGTAGAACGCCGGATCATCCGGAATATGCATCTTGCGATACTTGCCGGCGATGTTGGTCGAGCGATCGAATACCACGGCGGTATTGTGATACAGCCCGGCGGCGCGTTTTTCGAACAGCGAAGCTACCACCACCAACTTCAGTTCTTCAGCCAACTTGCCCAGGCGCGTTGTGCTGTGACCAGGAATGGTTTCAGCCAGATCGAACTCGTTCACGGATTCGTGCTGACAGAAATACGGCCCGTTGTGTAGCTCTTGCAGCAGTACCAGTTCGGCGCCCGCTGCGGCGGCTTCGCGCAGACCGGCTTCAATAGCATCGAGATTCGCATCACGGTTGCCGCGGTGAGTCTCCTGCAGCAGCGCGACCTTGAGTGTCTGGCGGGTCATGCTCGTGTCCTGTTCGCACGCTAGCGAAAGGCCGTAGTGTAGCGGGCCAGGCCGTTACCGTCTTGCGACATGGCTCGAATCCATGCGCGGAAATCTTCAGATGGTAGTCGGTGCTGAGGAGGAGATAGTGCCCCGCATCTGGGTATCCACCACCGTGGCCGTAACGATATCGCTGCCCACGTTCACCGTGGTGCGCAACATGTCCAGGATGCGATCCACGCCCAGCACAATGCCAATGCCTTCCGGTGGCACACCGAACATCGCCAGCAGGCCGGCGATCAAGGGTAGAGAGCCACCAGGAATGCCCGCCACCGCCACCGCGCTCAGCACCGACAACAACATCAACACACATTGCTGGCCCACCGCCAGCTCCACACCGAAGGTTTGTGCCACAAACAGCACCACGCAGCCTTCAAACAGTGCCGTGCCGCTCATATTCATCGTGGCGCCGAGCGGCAACACGAAACCTACCGTGCTCGGTGTTAGCTTCAGGTCATCACGTGCCATGGCAATCGACGCCGGCAGCGAAGCGCTGCTGGAGCTGGTAGAAAATGCAGTGACGAGCAATGGGCGGATCTGGCGGAAATAACTGAACGGCGAACGTTTCGCCAGCAGGCGCAGCCACACCGACATGGTGCCGAACAAGTGCAAAGCCAGCGCAACGGTGCAACCGACCACGAATACGGAAAGCGTCAGCAGGATGCCGGCGCCTACTTTCACAATCACGCTGTAGATCATCGCCGGCACAGCATAGGGTGCGAGTTTCAGGGCGAAACCGACGATGCCGGTCATCACATCGCAGATAAGGTCCAGGCTTGCTTGCAGTTTCTGCCTCTTTTCATCATCCAATTGCGTGCCCGCGGCACCAACCAGAATCGCGAATACGATCAAGGGCAGCACATCGCCCAATACCGCCCGATGGTTGCCGACGAATGCGCCGAACAGATTGCGCGGCATGAACATATCCACCAGCAGAGCAAAGCTCATTGCCGGGCGCTCTTGGGAGCGTTCCACTGTTTGCCCGGCGCTGACGCCGTATTGCTGCATCAGCAGGTCTTTGGATGCAGGGTCAAGATGATGACCTGGCTGCAGTACATTCATCATGATCAGGCCGATGATCACGGCGATCACCATGTTGGCGGCAAACAACGCAAACGTACGCCATGCCAGCGGGCCCAGCCGATTCAGTTGGCCCAGTTGCACCACGCCAGAAGCGAGCGAGGCAAACACTAGCGGGATCACCACGAAGAACAACATGCGCAGAAAGATCTGTCCGAGCGGATCGAATACCGCGATCGATATCGACTGCATAGTCTTCAACACGCCTGGAAAAAATTGCCCCAGTCCCAGGGTGATGATGGCGGCGACCACACCGATGACCAGGCCCCAGAGAATGCGTGTGGCAAGTGAAGCGGATACGCTGCTCATTGGACGAATCCCTAACCAAAGTGGCGTAATGGCAAGTCAGCCTATGGACGGCGCCATTATGAAGGCGTGAACTCTCTTGCGCACGAAACAGCCCCTCTTTGCGGCGTAGGGGAGGGCTGGCGCGGGTCAGGCCATCCTGCCTTATGGCGAGTGCGAGCCGCCTCTCTGAAATGTCGAATCAGCCAGTCAGCCCCGCCGGTAGCTGCATCGTGATGCAATGCAGGCTGCCGTTCTGCCAAATCAGCGGACGGCAGGGTATTTGCACCATCACGCGCCCCGGGT
The sequence above is a segment of the Dyella sp. M7H15-1 genome. Coding sequences within it:
- a CDS encoding response regulator: MIDVVLVDDHELVRTGFRMILQQPDIRICGEAGTAEEGLRLIRAAKPHIALVDVHMPGMSGIELTERVARANLPTHVIVVTVVDDARFPKRLLDAGAHGYLTKSCAAEELLNAVRQVAGGRRYLAPAVAQQLALATLDGEGSPFDVLSSRELEVAMMLVRGKALTAIGEQLNLSPKTVSTYKQRLMEKLQVDHVISLAHLMTVHGLLDTHNNQVGG
- the rne gene encoding ribonuclease E — translated: MKRMLINATQREELRVAIVDGQTLYDLDIEIPSREQKKANIYKGRITRVEQSLEACFVDYGAERHGFLPLKEIAREYFTSGLDPYKSNIRELLREGQEVVVQVEKEERGNKGAALTTFISLAGRYMVLMPNNPKAGGVSRRIEGEDRQALKEALEHLTVPDDMGLIVRTAGMGRDAEELQWDLDYLIQLWKAISGAAQAQKAPFLIYQESKLFIRALRDYLRNDIGEILIDEESLYHDAREFMQQVMPNALRKLKLYKDDTPLFSRYQIETQIESAFDRSVRLPSGGSIVIDQTEALTAIDINSSKATKGGDIEETAFNTNLEAAAEIARQLRIRDAGGLIVIDFIDMDSPKHQREVEERLKDASKLDRARIQIGRLSRFGLLEMSRQRLRPSLGEATQIVCPRCEGHGHIRSVESLSLSTLRLIEEHAMKDNTGQVLVQTPPSVANFMLNEKRASVVEIELRNKVHVVIVADDKLETPHIEIQRIREADMGEHSKPSYERITAEEPSAIRKMGQVLGSSEQPAVSGIVPASPAPVREEEPAATTAPAQVAKRQPMAAPMATPVSNVGFFSRIVGFFRGNSAAEPAPAPAPAARQEASRGKPQQDRRNERHRTDGQQRQSQQRETRSNQPQQQGKNPNQQQRQRNEQQQAQNRQPQPSQQQSNKQEQRQPKPAAQTSEAVANEQRNKQQSAPVAKQLPSQERQQRQPQTEPPQRQPAADAPTAAKPVEAPKSVNKPASNLAGVVAEGVDAAANETAESNQSRRRRGRRGGRRRRRNDGTATGAVSNEQVSETLDDEDRDEDVASELTQAPQAKSEAIAALTQHAPSTEMQAQKPAPKAPAPIEAVSPSANETAEQAAVKPPVVPVEITRTDVASSEIHQVSVADEQAAIPLIIAPAPVAASFNLPVLPPIPMREAAQASRAPESNAVDEPKTEVPVAPAETVTVTVSHDVAPATNETNVAAPIDSVSIAATVTSQSTEPASEQAVPVQTPAPIVITPTPLFHQPEQGDLLSQPMRQHAAAAPEHGVEDAKEPSSPDKDDTLQTQRNNQSS
- a CDS encoding RluA family pseudouridine synthase, which encodes MTLLKGVPKSMIYRLLRTGQVRVNGKRTKPDTRLSQGDMLRIPPVRVAERAAGQKASLGAIEAAANAILFEDKHFLVIDKPSGMASHGGSGVSHGAIELLRQARLKDHLELAHRLDRDTSGVLVFARTRAGLTGLQAAIRAGEVTKQYLCLMVGHPSKARFDVNAPLQKSILQGGERMVRVLEGGKPSLTFFREMEQYPGARLMQATLGTGRTHQIRVHAAHIGHPLAGDTKYGDRDANKRFRDKGLHRLFLHASHMSFELDGRAYGFSAPLPDDLKSFLDTLAAKGKSGR
- a CDS encoding CPBP family intramembrane glutamic endopeptidase; translation: MQGVGILAGYVLAAVILCIALGWVAARMIAIRLLEQANEQFALLQSHQPLWQWHLRKPRDLIAGRAFGHATVVRDAGALSIISTDGTLFELGLPIDGALDLAHWPILQAQLQSSAAGTLGLMWGTGHVPTCLTPTAIALTPDTRSLHIDLRGLAWQSVNGGTCQPPDVAQMLRLRVQIPAHAVLHLSSIALWTTEPTSHAHDVLIDLPNSDIEQVSASVQNIAMPQFRLPHGISAETMLALRDELRAHWPAALIVPAGATPQAAIPTSHTIANWVGCMFYLMALAWLAAHPPHGLWRPWLEMAGCLLGPLWLVMGLHWGLYATPLAVLAFSGGLAYALFIERHHLPCLWRWPSNGRDWLWPLITIPVTLWLIVLAGHKLQPLPPVHVLTYFGWAWLQQWLMLVVLLRRLEQITGHRPKLAILAVALIFALLHAPNGMLMQLCLVAELWWAWCFLRSRSVLTVGLAHATCALLVQSGLVGGLVRSLEVSARFFL
- a CDS encoding 4a-hydroxytetrahydrobiopterin dehydratase, which translates into the protein MTTLPLAAQHCQPRKGKEHALDEAAVAALLSMVNGWKVSGQGDALVKDYRFENFHHTLGFINAVGFMANHEDHHPDIEAGYGHCKLRWSTHDVGGLSLNDFICAARVDALLAR
- a CDS encoding NfuA family Fe-S biogenesis protein, with the protein product MIEISERAQQHFLRLLSQQGIEGLGIRLRVTASGTPAADCELEFCEPQELTGAEWTVECKGFDFHIEGDSAPWLEGATIDFEPNQTGGQLNIRAPKIKGELPGLEAGLVERVRYVLEAEVNPRIAAHGGRVSLLEIDANGVVLLQFGGGCHGCGMVDVTLKHGVEKTLRERVPEITEVRDATDHKGGSHPYYRKKEGQSAMG
- a CDS encoding cytochrome c codes for the protein MKRALTLLSFGMALALASAPRPASGNVDNGKTRAAACMACHGADGNSVDPQYPRLAGQYNEYIQQALHEYKDGRRDNAIMKGFVSNLSDQDIEDIAAYFSSMPTKLDTLKGHIQGDCAFDMHR
- a CDS encoding cytochrome c; the protein is MTRLQLFGLTAAAVLVSSTAYANGDKANGRTLIYTCNGCHGVPGTNNAYPQYPVPKIAGQNQQYLINALHEYKSGDRTHPTMMAQAQSLSDQEIEDIAAYLSSISPK